From Woronichinia naegeliana WA131, the proteins below share one genomic window:
- a CDS encoding esterase-like activity of phytase family protein: MQQLMRFCLIFSIFLGLTGCGNFPQVSAEERLYLDLSLDFLGEYILPKQTFEQTKVGGLSGLTYDRQRDRFYAISDDRHQPRFYTLKLDIDQHQPDKIQIEKVTVEKVTFLKNESGEIYPDNTIDAEGIALTPRRTVFIASEGSIKQNVMPFIGEFDLNSGQRQQNLRLPDRFFPNSPNQTERSPQGIQHNLGFESLAVGATSVLKEDPFRLFTVIENSLLQDIDPQKSVKSSPLRFLHYVINPIGDPVLIGENLYWLDPVPSGTLLSGLSDITTLEKEGYFLSLERNLTLAGFDIKIFQVVNANASDTSRIASFKNDTNEIEPLRKQLLLDLENIGVELDNLEGLALGPRLADGSQSLLLVSDDNFRPDQVTQFLLFRLKIS; this comes from the coding sequence ATGCAACAGTTAATGCGGTTTTGTTTAATATTTTCGATCTTTTTAGGACTAACGGGTTGTGGTAATTTCCCCCAGGTTAGCGCGGAGGAGCGGCTTTATTTAGATCTTTCCCTCGATTTTTTAGGGGAGTACATTTTACCCAAACAAACCTTTGAGCAAACCAAAGTTGGAGGGCTGTCGGGTTTAACCTATGATCGCCAACGCGATCGCTTCTATGCCATTAGTGATGATCGTCACCAACCCCGTTTTTATACGCTGAAACTGGATATTGATCAACATCAACCAGATAAAATTCAGATCGAAAAAGTGACAGTGGAAAAGGTTACTTTCCTAAAAAATGAATCGGGAGAAATTTATCCTGATAACACCATTGATGCCGAAGGAATTGCTCTAACACCGAGGAGAACCGTTTTTATTGCTAGTGAAGGCAGTATTAAGCAAAATGTGATGCCTTTTATTGGCGAATTTGATCTCAATAGTGGTCAGCGTCAACAGAATTTAAGATTACCCGATCGCTTTTTTCCTAATTCCCCCAATCAGACCGAGCGATCGCCCCAGGGCATTCAACATAATCTAGGCTTTGAATCCCTCGCTGTGGGAGCAACTAGTGTACTCAAAGAGGATCCCTTTCGGCTATTTACCGTCATTGAAAATTCTCTACTCCAGGATATTGATCCTCAAAAATCGGTAAAATCTTCACCTCTGCGTTTTTTACACTATGTCATTAATCCCATTGGTGATCCCGTTCTAATTGGCGAGAATCTTTATTGGCTTGATCCCGTTCCGAGTGGAACCCTATTGAGTGGCTTAAGTGACATTACTACCTTGGAAAAAGAGGGTTATTTTCTCAGTTTAGAACGCAATTTAACCTTAGCGGGTTTTGATATCAAAATCTTCCAAGTTGTCAATGCCAATGCCAGTGATACTTCTCGGATTGCTAGTTTTAAAAATGATACCAATGAAATTGAACCATTACGCAAGCAATTACTGCTTGACTTAGAAAATATCGGTGTTGAACTCGATAATTTAGAAGGTTTAGCCCTGGGGCCACGTTTAGCGGACGGGAGCCAAAGTTTGCTCTTAGTCAGTGATGATAACTTTCGTCCCGATCAGGTAACTCAGTTTCTCTTATTTCGTCTGAAAATTTCCTAG